From the Lathyrus oleraceus cultivar Zhongwan6 chromosome 3, CAAS_Psat_ZW6_1.0, whole genome shotgun sequence genome, the window gtgcaagagacaagggtgtaaaatttgaagtacattggagtgctgaagaccaactaattgagcctaacggttcaatgttggcaagttacattggtttccttgttcgataacatattccgattacatgtgataattggagaagtccggacttgaaggttggcaaagaaaaaatatggtcggagatacaggtacttaccatatattgttatatgttttttgttgcatcaactttgcagccctgtattgtaggcagaatttaggacttctcaaagttgatttcttgttgctttgtcgttcataaaatacaccactaaattctctgcgtttaatttttaattttttttcatcaggcttgtgtctcaatagaggatgggtatctacctaaagttacttttgtagtggtccaaaagagacatcacacccgtctctttcctgtcaaccccaaagagaccgatagaagtggaaatattatgccaggttttttcaatatatttctcaacgcagctggtatatattatcatttgaatttatcactttttgctgattttgttgttctaaattgtcaaaggaaccgtggtagacaccagcatttgtcaccctagggaatttgatttttaccttaacagccatgcaggaattcaggtaatattagctatgtcatttaactttatgccattgtttactatttgttgctcaatcgccttttgacagttctgtgttacttgcatttggacgtgttctttttgcaggggactagtcgaccaacgcattatcatgtgctgtatgatgaaaataaattcactgcagaccagctacagagtttgaccaataacttatgctacacgtaatgatatgatttgcttttttaatcttaattaatgttttctaaacttgtactgttttcatttaattttagaagccttctgatactatttttttccattcagttatgcgaggtgtactcgatctgtctcaataggtttgttactcgattccctttgcttgtttttgttttaggctaTACAAAACTTTAGTTTAACAAAAATGTTATCTTGTATGCAGTTCCTCCTGCCTATTATGCACACTTGCTAGCTTTCCGCGCTAGATACTACATAAGTGAAGTTGAAAATTCTGATTCTGGTTCTGCAAGTGGAAATAGGAGTGCCACCAACTTTGTGTCGACTCTGCCATCTATCTTGGAAAACGTCAAAGAAGTAATGTTTTACTGTTGATCTTGATTTGTCGTACAAGCTTCGTGGATAGATTtaggagttaggatattcaccatgccttttttggatatactacttatgctgccatctgtttttttggttgagccttattttgtatggatgtgcgatagaactactagacagcttttggatatacagaacatgtttgccaccatgggtggatgggcgttattttgtttagtattggttagaactactagacagcttttggatacagtggtcactgggtgttggttgctatgttttattctcttaattgtagtactttgaggaatacaaatcttactcaaaagctcatttggatgaaatgaaggatgaattgtgtcaattcattgttgatcaaagaatcatatagctaggctgtatattgttgtacatatatgtatgaaatgttgttgttgtatgctgttgttgtatatatgttgtatattgttgttgtacttttactaaatcatgaatatgttgttgtatattgttgatcaaagaatcatatattaatgttgtatatatggaggattaatgttgtatataaatggattcatgttgtatatatcaatggattaatggtgtataacattggattaaaggatgaaatcaatatgaattttacacttttgcagcatgcgaacaggttaccaattaaatatatatccactgtttttcaaacaaatttttttaaaataactaacactttagagggcgctttgtccagaaagcgccctctaaacactttacattgacaactttagagggcgctttttcctgaaagcgccctctaaacactttacattgacaactttagagggcgctttttcctgaaagcgccctctaaacactttacattgacaactttagagggcgctttttccagaaagcgccctctaaggtgtccctttatggaccactccagagggcgcttttttctaaaagcgcactataatgtggccactttagacagcgctttctccaggaaaacaaagcgctgtctttacctatgccagcgccagattagagggcgcttgaaagcgctgttataggccaaaataagtgccctcttttcccttatttggcgtagtgaatacaagatcattcttcttttcttttggcatggcaagttctaggagcttggcttactagtcatggtctctaacttgtgtttgttgcctatagttttattgaccggcctcagataggtgtgactactacattagtccacttacgattgcttaacatagcgcttaattgccttatggcacactaacactaactagtaatcattaacttttaattcaagtcatttaattcttgcaatttactttaatgcaatttaatattcttgtacattatttcatttccttttgccttttgctcacttgagctcatgtttatgttaatgccatttgccttttgctcatttgagcacattattgtgtgtatactattgtgcttgttttgttgtgtttgtgtgaacctaatgcaaatggacaaaggacttagattttaggaccttacctatgctaatggagtttgaagagcaactaggcttcatgcctttagaatgctataaattgtcaaagagcaactaggcctcatgcctttagaatgcttaatcttgaagaagacattgaaaggaccaaattctaaactcactcttgtctattctttctattgcattgtggaactttttgatttgtgtgttcttgtgcttGGGATACCAAACTTGCaaagtagaagaaccattgtcatgagcatctaaagagagagatacaaaagccaatgggaagattcctaggagcttgattgattgtttgcttgattgcttgagttattgcttgctaattccaaaggaaagggaacaacttggatcatcactatgatctcaagaagggaactccaatgtggttttatttctcctccttcatctttgtatgtctaggatctagccattcttcttcttccctccactctaacccaatCCAAACTCTTGTGCAAACATTAaaattgttttcaaaattagaaacctaatCACTATGCTTTGGCTTTTTCAAAcctcttttcataacacttattttgaattggaTTCTAAGTCAACATTGAccttactttgtaaatacttttcattggtaaatacaactcactctattgtttttgtggtttcaatggccacttcttaccaaagcttttcataaacattagctattaggtttgagttatccttgaggttgatataatactcacctataatcttagtgatggactataaatgttccatgcttattatagggttaacccctcactagcatgttgaagctctcctcacatggtggatttgtggttttaggttgagttttctccctttaataacaaaagaccttaaggtttttgaccaatcaattcaccaacttcttttgagatttttaccccgaactacgaggttttgatccgaatcttttttaagatggtacgtaggcaatgggtttatccattcaaacacaaaattgtatattttttcctcatctccccaatcatgtttgcacaaatatttttcacaaataccaacctaccttacaacattggtgaaaagggatcccttagagtactaaggatgttttgggtgcttaaaaccttcccattgcataaccaacccccttacccagatctctaacatttttattagtttttgatttgataaaacttctcagtttttgttcgctttctaacctttcctttggataaatagaagtgcggtggcgactcgaattgtatgatttactttttgatttagtcaataaatctaaaggtaacgaataccccactacagaaaagtggcgactcagctggggatgaaatttgcctagtgggttttgcctactttttgcctttgttgtattgtatctttatattatttgtgacatatttttgtgcaaatttgggatgattgtattgtttgtaatgtatgaattacTTGATAGGAGAATGCaatagtcttgttgacttgtgtggagttattccttagcaagttgacttgcaagaccattcacttggtggatgttatgttgggatcaataatgtcacacgagtagtcgtggttaggcattactctttccaatatatgccttagaagccaaggaccttagattatgtagcccatcttggcctatttttaggatgtagtgcgaaggtcgttcaagtgtaagatttgatacgactATTATGCGAcactacactcataagagtctctcttgagaatatttttggaatacgagtagtcgtttatccgataatatccgaaagatgggatgatgactatgggaacctcttgtagaacatgattgtcaggtttaaccatagtacactccctcTGGGTGGTTCctaaccaagactccatgctcgtgacttgcaacaaacccttgattcatggttgatccattcttgtacatccttaatatcaatggaacttaggtgttgatacggtgtaagccataatccaccaaaatggatgattgatattaaggatgacttgatccatcccatgacctttgtgtggtttgatttacttgatccttgagtgtgatttttgcatccatgcattcatgcattcatacacatccatatcataagtaaagaaggaatacgaagaagtacagtttccgacaacccgacttgaaagagttaaggagtttgacatcctatgtattagatcccttggagttcaaggctcgtcatgggaagat encodes:
- the LOC127128976 gene encoding protein argonaute 5, whose amino-acid sequence is MPGTVVDTSICHPREFDFYLNSHAGIQGTSRPTHYHVLYDENKFTADQLQSLTNNLCYTYARCTRSVSIVPPAYYAHLLAFRARYYISEVENSDSGSASGNRSATNFVSTLPSILENVKEVMFYC